A single genomic interval of Lacrimispora sphenoides JCM 1415 harbors:
- a CDS encoding citrate/2-methylcitrate synthase, whose amino-acid sequence MMNQKEFMKNVEEWSDICLNDERIDLEAYDRFEVKRGLRDKSGDGVVAGLTKVSKILSNKTVNGEKVPCEGQLFYRGYNIHDLVNGVVREGRYGFEEIAYLLLFGDLPDESQLERFTKTLGYSRTLPTNFVRDVVMKAPSQDMMSCLARSILTLSSYDDKASDISVPNVLRQSLMLISVMPMLAVYGYHTFNHYERGGSMYIHRPDEKLSTAENILRLLRPDMKYSKVEAHVLDLALILHMEHGGGNNSTFTTHVVTSSGTDTYSVVAAALASLKGPKHGGANIKVVEMMEDLRKEVHDLKDEEEVEKYLRKLLHKEAFDRKGLIYGMGHAVYSKSDPRAEIFKGFVKQLSEEKGRLDDFNLYSMIERLAPQVIADERKIYKGVSANVDFYSGFVYSMLDIPNELFTPIFAIARIVGWSAHRIEELINMDKIIRPAYISVMQEEEYKSLGDR is encoded by the coding sequence CTGATGAACCAGAAAGAATTTATGAAAAATGTGGAAGAGTGGTCTGATATCTGTTTGAATGACGAAAGAATTGACTTGGAAGCCTACGACAGATTTGAGGTAAAGCGGGGGCTTAGGGATAAAAGCGGCGATGGCGTTGTAGCAGGATTAACCAAGGTATCAAAGATTTTATCAAACAAGACCGTTAATGGAGAAAAGGTCCCATGTGAAGGCCAGTTGTTTTACCGGGGATATAACATTCATGACCTGGTAAACGGCGTCGTCAGGGAAGGGCGTTATGGTTTTGAGGAAATTGCCTACCTCCTTCTTTTCGGAGATCTGCCAGACGAAAGCCAGCTGGAGCGCTTTACCAAAACTCTGGGCTACAGCCGGACTCTGCCTACCAATTTTGTCAGAGATGTGGTTATGAAGGCGCCGAGCCAGGATATGATGTCCTGCCTTGCCAGAAGTATTCTTACTCTGTCTTCTTATGATGATAAGGCCAGTGACATATCTGTTCCCAATGTGCTTCGCCAGAGTCTGATGTTAATCAGCGTTATGCCAATGCTGGCAGTTTATGGATATCATACATTTAACCATTATGAGAGAGGGGGAAGCATGTATATCCACAGGCCGGATGAAAAGCTGTCCACGGCAGAAAATATTTTAAGGCTATTAAGGCCGGATATGAAGTATTCTAAGGTGGAAGCCCATGTTCTTGACCTGGCCCTGATCCTTCATATGGAGCATGGAGGAGGAAATAACTCCACCTTTACGACTCATGTGGTCACTTCCTCCGGTACGGACACATACAGCGTGGTTGCAGCTGCACTTGCCTCTTTAAAGGGGCCCAAGCATGGCGGTGCCAATATTAAGGTTGTGGAAATGATGGAGGATTTGAGGAAGGAAGTCCATGACTTAAAGGATGAAGAGGAAGTGGAGAAGTACTTGAGAAAGCTTCTTCATAAGGAAGCATTTGACCGGAAAGGTCTTATATATGGTATGGGACATGCGGTTTATTCCAAGTCTGATCCCCGTGCAGAAATTTTTAAAGGCTTTGTTAAGCAATTATCAGAGGAAAAAGGACGTCTGGATGACTTTAACCTCTACTCCATGATCGAGCGTCTGGCTCCTCAAGTCATTGCAGATGAAAGAAAGATCTATAAGGGCGTAAGCGCGAACGTGGACTTTTACAGCGGCTTTGTGTACAGCATGCTGGATATTCCCAATGAATTATTCACCCCGATCTTTGCCATCGCAAGAATTGTGGGATGGAGTGCCCACCGGATCGAAGAGCTTATCAACATGGATAAGATCATCCGTCCTGCCTACATCAGTGTGATGCAGGAAGAAGAGTATAAATCTTTGGGTGACCGATAG
- a CDS encoding trimeric intracellular cation channel family protein, which produces MKIEFSLFFFIEVIGTIAFASSGAMVAIKKQLDLLGVIVLGVTTAVGGGMLRDIIIGNVPPALFKDPIYVLLAFITVMLLFIIVRLNQKILDGRSIETYEKVMNIFDAIGLGAFTVVGIDTAVLSGYGDYHFLIIFLGVITGVGGGILRDIMAGQTPYVLRKHIYACASIAGALLYAWLLNCIDGNIAMLIGACSVVLIRLLATHFCWDLPTATKK; this is translated from the coding sequence ATGAAAATAGAATTTTCCCTGTTTTTCTTTATAGAAGTCATAGGAACCATAGCCTTTGCATCATCCGGAGCCATGGTTGCCATTAAAAAACAGCTGGATCTGCTTGGAGTCATTGTTTTAGGTGTCACCACAGCCGTAGGAGGCGGTATGCTAAGGGATATTATCATAGGAAATGTACCTCCTGCCCTTTTTAAAGACCCAATCTATGTATTGCTGGCCTTTATAACGGTTATGCTTTTATTTATTATAGTAAGGCTGAACCAGAAAATCCTGGATGGACGCTCCATTGAAACTTATGAAAAGGTTATGAACATATTTGATGCAATCGGACTTGGTGCTTTTACCGTAGTAGGAATCGATACAGCTGTGCTTTCCGGCTATGGAGATTACCATTTTCTCATCATCTTTTTAGGCGTCATTACCGGAGTTGGAGGAGGCATTCTGCGGGACATTATGGCTGGACAAACCCCCTATGTCCTTAGAAAACATATTTATGCCTGTGCTTCCATTGCAGGCGCTCTCCTTTATGCCTGGCTTTTGAACTGCATTGATGGCAATATCGCCATGCTGATCGGCGCCTGCTCCGTCGTTTTGATCCGCCTGCTTGCAACCCACTTTTGCTGGGACTTACCTACCGCAACAAAAAAATAA
- a CDS encoding TIGR01906 family membrane protein → MNRLLQNTAGIIFTFCLMIVLLFTSVEAAVYWVPGYFEKEYNKYQVTQAVSMTMDDLLDVTGEMMSYLRGKRDNLHVDTTMGGVEREFFNAREIAHMEDVRGLFLGALSIRRGCLMIMVLCLIILLLLKTSFTRTFPKAVCAGTGIFFVLSAVIAFIISTDFTRYFIMFHHIFFKNDLWVLDPSTDMLINIVPEGFFRDTVVLIGFIYLFSILLILAVCLFLIGKVKRKHHAA, encoded by the coding sequence ATGAACCGTTTGCTTCAAAATACTGCTGGAATCATATTTACCTTCTGCCTTATGATCGTGCTCTTATTTACCTCGGTGGAGGCAGCCGTTTACTGGGTTCCAGGATACTTTGAAAAAGAATATAACAAATATCAAGTGACTCAGGCAGTCTCCATGACAATGGATGATCTCCTTGATGTTACCGGTGAAATGATGTCTTACCTGCGGGGAAAGAGGGATAACCTTCACGTAGATACCACCATGGGAGGCGTAGAACGGGAATTTTTTAATGCCCGTGAAATCGCCCATATGGAGGATGTCCGCGGACTGTTTTTAGGCGCTCTTTCCATACGGAGAGGCTGCCTTATGATTATGGTATTATGCCTCATCATTCTTCTTTTATTAAAGACAAGCTTTACGCGAACCTTTCCCAAAGCCGTGTGCGCGGGAACTGGGATCTTTTTTGTCCTGTCCGCTGTCATAGCTTTCATTATTTCCACAGATTTTACCAGATATTTTATCATGTTCCACCATATATTCTTTAAAAATGACCTATGGGTTCTGGATCCTTCCACCGATATGCTCATTAACATCGTTCCGGAAGGCTTTTTTCGGGACACGGTTGTTCTCATCGGCTTTATCTACCTTTTCTCTATCCTGCTTATCTTAGCTGTCTGTCTTTTTCTTATTGGTAAGGTTAAAAGAAAACATCATGCAGCTTAA
- a CDS encoding D-alanyl-D-alanine carboxypeptidase family protein, giving the protein MTQYIKKIFIFFLCLPFFVSSFTGTSLGAADWPSGPSVQAQGAILMDADTGTVLWGQNIHNQYFPASITKVMTALIVIETCSLDETVTFSHNAVFNVESGSSNAGINEGDKLSVRDCLYALLLKSANESANALAEHVAGSTEAFADMMNVRAKELGCTNTHFANPSGLNNPEHYTSPYDMALIARAAFNNPVFEDIDSTTFYKLPPNSINKEGLTIYPGHKMMRKSTPFYYPGIIGGKTGYTTLAGNTLITCAEKNGMRLVTIILKGSTPQYWTDTKNLLDFGFTNFVSLKAADYEKTYSSITSDLNFSGLSITRPEALILDPDSRIILPKTADFSDAKAELSYDISSGDPPNSIAKINYRYNDRVVGSTFLEVNDALFQNKEAETRIATAPQAEASSGSGEALDPSAAQTSVTPSGKRSEKETEDYREKALRPFEIPLAAWLILGSVGAITVIGGAAAFFIYWKHKDAQDFLIRREQRMKRLRDSGVSADEFYSILEQRRSTYSSKRKRRRGGRFK; this is encoded by the coding sequence ATGACTCAATATATAAAAAAGATTTTTATTTTTTTTCTGTGCCTGCCTTTTTTTGTCTCCTCTTTTACCGGGACTTCACTGGGGGCCGCAGACTGGCCTTCCGGCCCGTCTGTTCAGGCACAGGGAGCCATTCTGATGGATGCAGACACCGGAACCGTTCTGTGGGGACAGAACATACACAACCAATATTTTCCGGCCAGCATTACAAAGGTCATGACTGCGCTTATTGTCATTGAAACATGCAGTCTTGACGAAACCGTAACATTTTCCCATAACGCTGTATTTAATGTAGAATCCGGAAGCAGCAATGCCGGGATCAATGAAGGGGACAAGCTGTCTGTCAGGGACTGCCTCTATGCCTTGCTGCTTAAATCAGCCAATGAATCAGCCAACGCCCTTGCAGAGCATGTGGCGGGAAGCACAGAAGCTTTTGCCGATATGATGAACGTACGCGCCAAGGAGCTTGGATGTACCAATACTCATTTTGCCAATCCCAGCGGTTTAAATAACCCGGAGCATTATACTTCCCCCTATGACATGGCCCTCATCGCAAGAGCAGCCTTTAACAATCCTGTTTTTGAAGATATCGACTCCACAACCTTTTATAAGCTTCCGCCTAACTCCATTAATAAAGAAGGGCTTACCATCTATCCTGGTCATAAGATGATGAGAAAAAGCACTCCTTTCTACTATCCGGGCATCATCGGCGGCAAAACAGGCTATACCACACTGGCCGGCAATACCCTGATAACCTGTGCGGAAAAAAACGGGATGAGGCTGGTTACCATAATTTTAAAGGGATCTACTCCCCAGTATTGGACAGATACTAAAAATCTCTTGGACTTTGGTTTTACAAATTTTGTCTCCTTAAAAGCTGCAGATTACGAAAAAACCTATAGTTCCATTACCAGCGATTTAAATTTCAGCGGTTTGTCAATCACCAGACCAGAAGCCCTGATTTTAGATCCTGACAGCAGGATCATCCTGCCTAAAACAGCTGATTTTTCTGATGCAAAGGCGGAACTCAGTTATGATATTTCATCGGGTGACCCTCCAAATTCCATCGCGAAAATAAATTACCGGTATAATGACCGGGTCGTTGGAAGTACCTTTCTGGAGGTGAATGACGCCTTATTCCAGAACAAGGAAGCGGAAACCAGGATCGCCACCGCTCCCCAGGCCGAAGCGTCCTCCGGATCCGGCGAAGCATTAGACCCGTCTGCAGCCCAGACTTCCGTAACTCCTTCCGGAAAACGATCGGAGAAAGAAACGGAAGATTACCGGGAAAAGGCTCTAAGGCCCTTTGAGATCCCTTTAGCCGCCTGGCTGATATTAGGTAGCGTGGGAGCAATCACTGTAATAGGAGGCGCAGCTGCCTTTTTCATATATTGGAAACACAAAGACGCGCAGGATTTCCTTATCAGGCGGGAGCAGCGCATGAAACGCCTTCGGGACTCCGGTGTTTCAGCCGATGAATTCTACAGTATTCTGGAACAAAGGCGCAGTACCTATTCATCAAAACGGAAAAGACGGCGGGGAGGCCGTTTCAAATGA
- a CDS encoding sensor histidine kinase codes for MTLDSKGFSMSKQKKLSKKDLLRNCIITFISLLLATILSYMMHILGGYTNNVGIIYMMAVVVISRYSSGYIPGVIASFISVICVNYVFTYPFMAFNFIMEGYPVTFLALLVISTITSATTTNLKEQSRILNEREKLLMEAEKEALRANLLRAISHDLRTPLTGIIGASNTYLENTNTMAEAEKTSLVSNIREDANWLLNMVENLLSVTRIRDTGAQVLKRPEPLEEVASEAIERFHKRLPKSIVRVTVPDEFIMVPMDATLIEQVIINLLENAVYHSNSTDPISLSIFVQDGYAWFQVRDQGVGISPERLKTLFDGYTSSPNSSYDSHKGMGIGLSICKAIVTAHDGNITAANEEHGAVFTFTLPLGENAYE; via the coding sequence ATGACCTTAGATAGCAAGGGGTTTTCCATGAGTAAACAGAAAAAATTATCCAAAAAAGATCTGCTTCGAAATTGTATAATTACCTTTATTTCTCTCCTGCTTGCCACCATCCTCTCCTACATGATGCACATACTGGGAGGATATACTAACAATGTAGGAATCATCTATATGATGGCAGTGGTGGTGATTTCCCGTTATTCCAGCGGCTATATTCCGGGAGTCATTGCCTCCTTTATTAGTGTGATCTGTGTAAACTATGTGTTTACTTACCCATTTATGGCGTTTAATTTTATAATGGAAGGATATCCCGTTACCTTCCTTGCACTACTGGTCATTTCAACCATTACAAGCGCTACTACGACAAATTTAAAGGAACAAAGCCGTATTTTAAACGAACGGGAAAAGTTATTAATGGAAGCAGAAAAAGAGGCCTTGAGAGCAAACCTTTTACGGGCTATTTCCCATGACCTTCGGACTCCTCTCACAGGTATCATCGGCGCCAGCAACACATACCTGGAAAATACAAACACTATGGCTGAGGCAGAAAAAACCAGCCTGGTCTCCAATATCCGGGAAGATGCCAACTGGCTTTTAAATATGGTGGAAAATCTGCTCAGCGTAACCAGGATACGGGATACCGGAGCTCAGGTATTAAAGCGGCCGGAGCCGCTGGAAGAGGTAGCTTCTGAAGCTATTGAACGCTTTCACAAAAGACTTCCTAAATCCATTGTCCGTGTGACGGTTCCTGATGAGTTCATCATGGTTCCCATGGATGCAACTTTGATTGAACAGGTTATCATAAATCTACTGGAAAATGCCGTCTATCACTCCAATTCAACGGATCCCATCAGCCTGTCGATCTTCGTACAGGATGGATATGCCTGGTTTCAGGTCCGGGATCAGGGCGTGGGAATTTCCCCGGAACGGCTGAAGACTTTATTTGACGGTTACACCTCATCGCCCAACAGCAGCTATGATTCCCATAAAGGAATGGGAATCGGGCTTTCTATCTGCAAAGCCATTGTTACTGCCCACGACGGGAACATCACAGCCGCCAATGAAGAACATGGCGCAGTTTTTACATTTACATTACCATTAGGGGAGAATGCTTATGAGTAA
- a CDS encoding response regulator encodes MSKFTIVMIEDEKNICNFIESALERHDYKVNTAYNGRDGLALINSLCPDVILLDLGLPDLDGIDIIKSVRSWTSIPIIVISARTQEHEKVSALDFGADDYITKPFGTSELLARIRTALRHGRPTVSTVDGSVIPTPYSSDGLFIDFAKRLVTLDGHKIHLTQIEYKLVSLLAENSGKVLTYDYIISHIWGPYADSNNQILRVNMAHIRRKIENNPAEPKYIFTEIGVGYRMKESEI; translated from the coding sequence ATGAGTAAGTTTACAATCGTCATGATTGAAGATGAAAAGAATATCTGCAACTTTATTGAAAGTGCATTGGAAAGACATGATTATAAAGTAAATACCGCATACAACGGACGGGATGGGCTGGCTCTGATCAATTCCCTTTGCCCTGATGTGATCCTTCTGGACTTAGGGCTTCCGGACCTGGACGGAATCGATATCATTAAAAGCGTCCGAAGCTGGACTTCGATTCCTATTATCGTCATCTCCGCAAGGACCCAGGAGCATGAAAAAGTGTCCGCTCTTGATTTCGGTGCCGATGATTATATAACCAAGCCCTTTGGAACCAGCGAACTTTTAGCCAGGATCCGTACAGCCCTGCGTCATGGAAGACCTACCGTCAGCACCGTGGATGGTTCTGTCATTCCCACCCCATACAGCAGTGACGGCCTTTTCATTGATTTTGCCAAGCGGTTGGTCACACTGGACGGACATAAGATCCATTTGACTCAGATCGAATATAAGCTGGTTTCCCTTCTTGCGGAAAACTCCGGCAAGGTCCTGACCTATGACTACATTATTAGTCATATCTGGGGACCTTACGCTGACAGCAACAATCAGATCCTCCGCGTCAATATGGCGCATATCCGCAGAAAAATAGAAAATAATCCGGCGGAACCAAAATATATCTTTACGGAAATCGGGGTTGGATACCGAATGAAGGAAAGCGAAATTTAG
- a CDS encoding 3'-5' exonuclease — translation MKNYIVLDLEWNQSAGGKEETVEHLPFEIIEIGAVKLNEALEEVEEFKRLIRPRIYPELHEKILEVTHMDQKTLMEEGCNFEEAVREFLMWCGEEAVFCTWGSMDLTELQRNIAFYGIPNPFPKPFLYYDVQKLYSLLYGDGKDRQSLDIAVLELQIMEERPFHRALDDAHYTGRVMNQMDFDKVREYLSTDYYRLPVNKEEEVYLVFPGYSKYISRPFETKQDAIEDKTVTDLICCKCNRMLRKKIRWFSVNQKFYTALGTCPEHGNVKGKIRMRRSDDGRIYVVKTMRLVGEEDVREIYEKKEETKKKRVQKTKTRKQNKKKGDSPLS, via the coding sequence ATGAAGAATTATATTGTACTGGATCTGGAATGGAACCAGAGCGCCGGAGGGAAGGAGGAGACGGTAGAGCACCTTCCCTTTGAAATTATAGAGATCGGGGCAGTAAAGCTTAATGAGGCCCTGGAGGAAGTGGAGGAATTTAAGCGGCTTATAAGGCCTCGAATTTATCCCGAGCTTCATGAAAAGATATTAGAAGTGACCCACATGGATCAAAAGACTCTGATGGAAGAGGGCTGTAACTTTGAGGAAGCTGTAAGGGAGTTTCTCATGTGGTGCGGCGAGGAAGCCGTGTTTTGTACCTGGGGCTCCATGGACTTAACGGAGCTGCAGCGGAACATTGCTTTTTACGGAATTCCAAACCCATTTCCCAAGCCCTTTCTCTACTATGATGTGCAGAAACTCTACAGCCTGCTTTATGGGGACGGCAAGGATAGGCAATCCCTTGACATTGCAGTATTAGAGCTGCAGATCATGGAAGAGCGGCCTTTTCACCGGGCTCTTGACGATGCCCATTATACCGGGCGCGTTATGAACCAAATGGATTTTGATAAGGTCCGGGAATATTTGTCTACGGATTATTACCGCTTGCCGGTAAATAAAGAGGAAGAGGTATATCTGGTGTTTCCCGGGTATTCCAAATATATTTCAAGGCCCTTTGAGACGAAGCAGGATGCCATTGAGGATAAAACCGTTACCGATTTGATCTGCTGCAAGTGCAACCGGATGCTTCGGAAAAAGATCAGATGGTTTTCCGTGAACCAGAAGTTTTACACGGCTCTTGGTACCTGTCCTGAGCATGGAAATGTAAAAGGCAAAATCCGCATGAGGCGGAGCGATGACGGACGTATCTACGTGGTTAAGACCATGAGGCTGGTGGGTGAGGAAGACGTCCGTGAGATTTACGAAAAAAAGGAAGAAACCAAAAAGAAACGGGTTCAAAAGACGAAGACCAGAAAGCAGAATAAAAAGAAGGGGGATTCCCCCCTTTCCTAA
- a CDS encoding DUF3006 domain-containing protein produces the protein MKYTIDRIGETVIICEDENGDMLKVKASELPEGVREGDILTETKGTWTLEKEETERRRQRIREKLRGLTE, from the coding sequence ATGAAGTATACCATTGACAGAATCGGGGAAACGGTAATTATCTGTGAGGATGAGAACGGAGATATGTTAAAGGTTAAAGCCTCTGAACTGCCGGAAGGTGTAAGGGAGGGAGATATCCTTACAGAGACTAAAGGGACGTGGACACTTGAGAAAGAAGAGACGGAGAGGCGCAGGCAGAGGATTCGTGAAAAGCTGAGAGGGCTGACTGAATAA
- a CDS encoding ComEC/Rec2 family competence protein, whose amino-acid sequence MTVKKTEKFYKRVLIAAAILLALCMAGCSPTASSSPLTQREMGNEAGTDLRVHFIDVGQGDSTLVEKDGHYMLIDAGERDQGETVASYLEKQGVKKLDYVIGTHPHSDHIGGLETIIRKFDVQKVFLPEKEHTTKVYERLLDAIADKNLKITLPKPGESYSLGDASFQIIAPNRDYGDNLNNWSIGLRLVYGKNSFVLCGDAEKDTEKDMVANGLPLKADVLKLSHHGSTTSSSKGFMDLVDPEYGVISCGKNNDYGHPHKEILDMLKKRNIKVLRTDQLGTIVAVSDGLKVTFPGITEGTDGDRTQSTAADQDYVINTNTKKFHRPDCKSAASMKEENRKTYNGSRENLIQMGYEPCQSCNP is encoded by the coding sequence ATGACAGTGAAAAAGACAGAAAAATTTTATAAGCGGGTATTGATAGCGGCGGCAATCCTCCTGGCCCTTTGTATGGCAGGATGCAGCCCAACTGCAAGCTCTTCCCCATTAACCCAAAGAGAAATGGGAAATGAGGCGGGGACAGATCTAAGGGTTCATTTTATTGATGTGGGCCAAGGAGACAGCACCTTAGTAGAAAAAGACGGTCATTATATGCTGATAGACGCAGGGGAACGGGACCAGGGCGAGACAGTCGCTTCTTATCTGGAGAAACAGGGAGTGAAGAAACTGGATTACGTGATCGGAACCCATCCTCATTCAGATCATATCGGCGGGTTGGAGACGATCATCCGGAAATTTGATGTGCAAAAAGTCTTTTTACCGGAGAAAGAACATACCACAAAGGTTTATGAACGCCTGTTAGATGCCATTGCTGATAAAAATTTAAAAATAACCCTTCCAAAGCCAGGGGAAAGCTACTCCTTAGGAGATGCATCTTTCCAGATCATCGCTCCCAACCGGGATTATGGAGATAATTTAAATAACTGGTCCATAGGCCTTCGCCTGGTTTATGGAAAGAACAGCTTTGTCTTATGCGGAGATGCAGAAAAAGATACAGAAAAGGATATGGTGGCTAACGGCCTTCCTTTAAAGGCAGATGTATTGAAGCTTTCCCATCATGGAAGCACCACTTCATCATCGAAAGGCTTTATGGATCTGGTTGATCCTGAATATGGAGTGATTTCCTGCGGAAAAAATAATGATTATGGCCATCCTCACAAGGAAATTCTGGATATGTTAAAAAAACGGAACATTAAGGTTTTGCGGACAGACCAGCTTGGAACCATAGTGGCAGTGAGCGACGGTTTAAAAGTTACTTTCCCTGGAATTACAGAAGGAACCGATGGAGACAGGACGCAAAGCACGGCTGCAGACCAGGATTATGTAATAAATACCAATACCAAAAAATTTCACCGGCCGGACTGCAAGTCTGCAGCTTCCATGAAGGAAGAGAACCGGAAAACCTATAATGGCTCCAGAGAGAATTTGATACAGATGGGATATGAGCCGTGCCAAAGCTGCAACCCTTAG
- a CDS encoding cell wall-binding protein, with protein MNGKKILSLVLAVSMATGLSCMTSMAATRKKITTVNLTVTADIMPGGSVFGQQAEITAKNSKIDVGECEFTNSGFQWSEQDIPRLEVKLYAQEGYYFSVAESGFTIDGGTYVKQAREDFSQTLTVTIDLPKVSEFTQSIESAAWGSKTMAVWSPAAGAGSYEVKVFRDGKNTGGVKTTVGTSLDLGLLMGKTGSYTFKVRPVNKQNAENKGEWVESPVNYVDGAAAELNRTFSQSSGGWKQDGTGWWYVNPDGSYPVGTWQNIEGQWYFFNENGYMAKGWVAWNGKQYYCDLTGGQMLANTITPDGANVGADGAKLP; from the coding sequence ATGAATGGTAAGAAAATTTTGTCTCTGGTGCTTGCTGTGTCAATGGCAACAGGGCTTAGCTGCATGACTTCCATGGCAGCAACCAGAAAGAAAATCACAACAGTAAACTTAACCGTGACAGCGGATATTATGCCGGGCGGTTCTGTCTTTGGACAGCAGGCTGAGATAACCGCAAAAAACAGCAAGATCGATGTGGGAGAATGCGAATTTACTAACAGCGGATTTCAGTGGTCTGAGCAGGATATACCAAGGTTGGAAGTAAAGCTGTATGCGCAGGAAGGATATTATTTTTCTGTAGCAGAATCCGGTTTCACAATTGATGGAGGAACCTACGTAAAGCAGGCGAGGGAAGATTTCAGCCAGACCCTGACGGTGACCATAGATCTTCCCAAGGTCAGTGAGTTTACCCAGTCCATAGAAAGCGCAGCATGGGGGTCTAAAACTATGGCTGTGTGGAGTCCTGCCGCCGGGGCGGGAAGTTATGAAGTAAAGGTATTCCGTGACGGAAAGAACACGGGAGGGGTAAAGACCACCGTGGGGACGAGTCTGGATCTCGGGCTTTTAATGGGGAAAACTGGAAGCTACACGTTTAAAGTGCGTCCGGTTAACAAGCAGAATGCCGAGAACAAAGGGGAATGGGTTGAGTCTCCTGTCAATTATGTTGATGGGGCAGCGGCGGAGCTAAACCGTACATTCTCCCAAAGCAGCGGCGGCTGGAAACAGGACGGAACCGGCTGGTGGTATGTGAATCCCGACGGAAGTTATCCGGTCGGCACCTGGCAGAACATCGAAGGACAGTGGTATTTCTTCAATGAGAATGGCTATATGGCTAAAGGCTGGGTTGCATGGAACGGAAAACAGTATTACTGCGATCTCACAGGAGGGCAGATGCTGGCAAACACCATAACGCCTGATGGGGCTAATGTTGGAGCTGACGGAGCGAAACTTCCTTAG
- a CDS encoding carbohydrate ABC transporter permease, whose amino-acid sequence MKKKQFFRAIEPYLYLLPAMFFFSAFLFWPFLKTIWLSFAMTTPLGAVSSFVGLGNYLTIFTSQAFQNSLLVSFQYAVMTVACSIVIGFILAIISNEDIKGKNLFRTVYALPMAISAAAASVVFMFIFHSSLGIINKVLGTHIGWLTDPKYALSAVTLVTVWMNIGLNFIFLTAALQSVPVDLYECAAIEGAGFFAKHRHITIPCISPTLFFLLIINVINALQAYAQVKLMTQGGPSGSTNVIVYQIYQEAFMNSRFGMACAESIVLFIILMVLTLIQFRLEKKVTY is encoded by the coding sequence ATGAAAAAGAAGCAGTTTTTCCGGGCAATCGAGCCTTATCTGTATTTGCTGCCCGCCATGTTTTTCTTCTCGGCTTTCCTGTTCTGGCCGTTCCTCAAAACCATTTGGCTCAGTTTTGCCATGACGACTCCCCTAGGGGCAGTCTCCTCCTTTGTCGGCCTTGGGAATTATCTTACGATCTTCACCTCCCAGGCCTTTCAAAACAGCCTTCTGGTATCCTTTCAATATGCAGTGATGACAGTCGCCTGCTCCATTGTGATCGGGTTTATCCTGGCCATAATCAGCAATGAGGATATTAAGGGGAAGAATCTGTTCCGGACTGTTTATGCCCTACCCATGGCCATTTCCGCAGCAGCGGCTTCGGTTGTTTTCATGTTCATCTTTCACAGCAGCCTTGGCATCATCAATAAGGTACTGGGAACCCACATCGGATGGCTTACGGATCCCAAATACGCCTTAAGTGCGGTGACCCTTGTGACCGTATGGATGAACATCGGATTAAACTTTATATTCCTGACCGCCGCTTTACAAAGTGTTCCAGTGGATCTCTATGAGTGTGCGGCCATTGAAGGAGCCGGATTTTTTGCCAAGCACAGGCATATTACCATCCCATGCATATCCCCTACCCTGTTTTTCCTTTTGATCATTAACGTCATCAACGCCCTTCAGGCTTATGCTCAGGTCAAGCTGATGACTCAGGGAGGTCCTTCCGGAAGCACCAATGTCATTGTGTACCAGATTTATCAGGAGGCATTTATGAACAGCCGGTTCGGCATGGCCTGTGCGGAATCCATCGTCCTGTTTATAATCCTGATGGTCTTGACATTGATTCAATTCAGACTGGAAAAGAAGGTGACTTATTGA